TGGAGCACAGGCCGCGCAAAAACCACCCCATCCCATGCCGTCCCATCCCCTGAATCAAGGCGAATCCGACGAGTCGCCCAGGGCATTCGCGACTCGCGGCGTGTCGGCGGCCCGGTCCGGCCCATGATTTCCCATATCCGGATCCCATCCCGTCCCATGCCCCATCTCATCCCATGCCGGCCCGCGACGCGACGCGCGCCAGCGGCTGGAGATGCAGACCGCGCGCCTCTCTCGGGGCGGACCCCGGGTGCGGAAACGCCCCTCCCGGCGCGGCAGAGCGACCCAAACGCCTGTCATATGAGCTTTACCAAACCGCGATACCTCTGGTGCGACCACTGCATCTTGCGAGGCTTGCCAGGCGTGAAACGCGAGATATAGTGTTTTCAAGCTGGGGCGGGTCGTCCCGCTCTGGTGCTTCTAGACGGGCAGACAGGGCAGGGAACGAGTCATTCCATGGACGGCGACTTCAGAACGCATTTCGTAAGAGAACCATCAGCGCTCAAACAACACCCGGCGCTGGTGCTGAACGCGGATTATCGACCGCTTTCCTACTATCCGCTATCGCTCTGGCCCTGGCAGGAGGCGGTGAAGGCGGCCTTCCTCGACAGGGTCGACATCATCGCCGAATATGACGAGGAGGTCCGAAGCCCCTCGATGACGCTGAAGATACCCAGCGTGGTGGTGCTGAAAGATTACGTCAAACCGAGAAAGCGCGTGGCCTTCACGCGCTTTAATCTTTTTCTGAGGGATGAATTCCGCTGCCAGTATTGCGGATCCAAGGGCGAGCTGACCTTCGATCATGTCGTGCCCCGCGCCTCGGGCGGCATCACCAGCTGGGAAAACGTGGTCGCCGCCTGTGCGCCCTGC
The window above is part of the Salipiger abyssi genome. Proteins encoded here:
- a CDS encoding HNH endonuclease, which encodes MDGDFRTHFVREPSALKQHPALVLNADYRPLSYYPLSLWPWQEAVKAAFLDRVDIIAEYDEEVRSPSMTLKIPSVVVLKDYVKPRKRVAFTRFNLFLRDEFRCQYCGSKGELTFDHVVPRASGGITSWENVVAACAPCNLRKGSKSLRKANMSLRKIPRQPGASELMNVGRKFPPNHLHDSWLDFLYWDAELEA